A single genomic interval of Pyrus communis chromosome 7, drPyrComm1.1, whole genome shotgun sequence harbors:
- the LOC137740369 gene encoding zinc finger CCCH domain-containing protein 18-like encodes MDFSESTKVVYNRIQKIEPENVSKIIGYLLLQDHGERDMIRLAFSPDNLIQSLINKAKAELGLCKPAVSASISPQVKQVPVSDLPLQFTPYSPRPVSSPTTIGAANPYRELSGDQQPLQAIEFVPPGYSDSAIEDYRLQNQMQFLPEFSSNYCYHEPALSVRTSRRSPSLPEFPLKVCHYFNKGFCKHGNNCRYFHGHPMPESFSQFCSQNSNELSNDDHVVSPGSLEKLEIEIIELLKSRRGFPISIASLPMMYYEKYGRTLQAEGYLTESQRHGKAGYSLTKLLARLKNSIRLIDRPHGQHSVILAEDIPKYSEYAGEKTEPGGIIAGSRQIYLTFPAESNFTEQDVSNYFNKYGPVQDVRIPCQQKRMFGFVTFVYAETVRHILSKGNPHFVCGARVLVKPYREKSRLVDRKFSEKMQHSTCYNSHFMDGDSELHPMPRVCDSARFLRKQFIEENEQALELERRRLSEMHLAAKPLSHHFYYGYSMDELKHPEAHAEQVEFPSSKDFNYFLDVLNNGSTSEDKIRHINTNYSDQDSGQGINLPESPFATQMASGISTVI; translated from the exons ATGGATTTTTCTGAGTCCACAAAAGTTGTGTACAATAGGATCCAGAAGATAGAGCCTGAAAATGTGTCCAAGATTATCGGGTATCTTCTGCTGCAAGACCATGGCGAGCGTGACATGATCCGACTGGCTTTCAGCCCTGATAATTTGATCCAGTCTTTGATTAACAAAGCGAAAGCTGAGCTCGGGTTATGCAAACCGGCAGTGTCTGCTTCAATCTCACCTCAGGTGAAACAAGTTCCTGTTTCCGACTTACCTTTACAATTCACTCCATACAGTCCACGACCGGTTTCATCTCCCACAACCATCGGAGCAGCAAATCCATACAGGGAACTGTCTGGTGATCAGCAACCACTGCAAGCCATAGAGTTTGTTCCACCAGGGTACTCAGATTCAGCAATTGAAGATTATCGCCTCCAAAATCAAATGCAGTTTCTGCCCGAGTTTTCAAGCAATTACTGTTATCATGAACCTGCATTGAGTGTGAGAACCAGTCGAAGGTCTCCAAGCTTGCCTGAATTTCCCCTTAAGGTATGCCATTACTTCAATAAGGGCTTCTGTAAGCATGGAAACAACTGCAGGTACTTCCATGGCCATCCCATGCCAGAAAGCTTTTCACAGTTTTGCAGCCAAAACTCAAATGAGCTTTCAAACGATGATCACGTTGTCTCCCCTGGCTCCCTTGAAAAGCTAGAGATTGAAATAATTGAGCTTTTGAAATCTAGAAGAGGGTTCCCAATATCAATTGCCTCTTTGCCGATGATGTACTACGAGAAATATGGGAGAACTCTTCAGGCCGAGGGATACCTCACTGAGAGCCAGAGACATGGTAAAGCTGGCTACAGCCTGACAAAGCTTCTTGCTCGATTGAAGAACAGCATTCGCCTTATTGACAG GCCTCACGGACAGCACTCAGTTATATTGGCAGAAGATATCCCAAAATACTCAGAGTATGCTGGTGAGAAAACAGAACCTGGTGGGATTATTGCTGGCTCTCGACAGATATATCTGACCTTTCCAGCCGAGAGTAATTTCACGGAGCAAGATGTTTCCAACTACTTCAA CAAATATGGGCCAGTTCAAGATGTACGCATCCCGTGTCAACAGAAGAGGATGTTTGGTTTTGTCACCTTTGTTTATGCAGAGACGGTGAGGCATATTTTGTCAAAAGGGAATCCTCATTTTGTATGCGGGGCTCGTGTGCTGGTGAAACCTTACAGGGAAAAGTCTAGGCTTGTTGACAG GAAGTTTTCGGAGAAGATGCAGCACTCCACGTGCTACAATTCACATTTCATGGATGGTGATTCAGAGCTTCACCCAA TGCCCAGAGTTTGTGATAGCGCAAGATTTCTAAGGAAGCAGTTCATAGAGGAAAATGAGCAAGCACTCGAACTTGAGAGAAGGCGCCTCTCGGAGATGCATTTAGCAGCTAAGCCCTTATCCCATCATTTCTATTATGGCTACTCGATGGATGAGCTTAAGCATCCAGAAG CCCATGCAGAGCAAGTGGAATTCCCATCCTCAaaggattttaattattttctggaTGTTTTGAACAATGGTTCCACCAGTGAGGACAAAATCAGGCACATTAATACTAATTACAGTGATCAGGATAG